Proteins encoded by one window of Cuniculiplasma divulgatum:
- a CDS encoding DUF6364 family protein gives MVKTKITVSVEKPVVENAKLALLKKGRTLSDYIEKSLRSLSTAEFLSDLCKELNLDCGYMSGEDVEKNRPDLTGRVESEKEVREMRNERISRLS, from the coding sequence ATGGTTAAAACCAAGATAACTGTATCGGTAGAAAAACCAGTGGTGGAAAACGCAAAGTTGGCACTATTGAAAAAGGGAAGGACCCTCAGCGACTACATAGAAAAATCACTTCGTTCCCTTTCCACAGCTGAGTTTCTAAGCGATCTGTGCAAGGAGCTTAATCTCGATTGCGGATACATGAGCGGGGAAGATGTAGAGAAGAACAGGCCTGATCTCACTGGTAGAGTGGAATCGGAAAAAGAAGTAAGGGAAATGCGAAATGAACGTATCTCACGTCTATCTTGA
- a CDS encoding type II toxin-antitoxin system VapC family toxin — MNVSHVYLDTSILIKRYVKEENSALADSYFHQAHRGETVICLSEINLGEAAVVFDKYSRKTGIDARKRLQAMLSELAILERSSSVEIYPVSSQIIRKAVETVLEQRIYIVDAIQLETCIESGTTVFCSADRGLNAAARKLGIETAL, encoded by the coding sequence ATGAACGTATCTCACGTCTATCTTGATACCAGTATACTAATCAAGAGGTACGTTAAGGAGGAAAACAGTGCCCTAGCTGACAGCTACTTCCATCAAGCCCATCGAGGGGAGACAGTTATTTGCCTGTCTGAGATCAACCTTGGCGAGGCAGCTGTTGTTTTTGATAAATACTCCAGGAAAACGGGTATTGACGCTAGAAAACGTCTCCAGGCAATGCTAAGTGAGTTGGCCATACTTGAAAGATCCTCCTCGGTTGAAATATATCCTGTTAGTAGCCAGATAATAAGGAAAGCTGTCGAGACAGTTCTTGAACAACGCATATACATTGTAGATGCAATTCAACTAGAAACCTGTATTGAATCGGGGACGACTGTGTTCTGCTCGGCTGACAGGGGACTTAATGCAGCAGCCAGGAAGCTTGGTATAGAAACAGCCCTGTGA
- a CDS encoding type II toxin-antitoxin system VapC family toxin, whose amino-acid sequence MSLNTSGSEIPLVLSYVDANYWIYWFDERLPEHDSVDDVMQRTIQGDVVVSTVTLMEVAHYFRMIPPDILNEKMRIIADLTTLSLVDFTATIMQSSINLLSTYGSMGLGSRDCVILATMKSVGSNTLITHDQSFKNVKDIKVIDEIR is encoded by the coding sequence TTGAGCTTAAACACATCTGGAAGTGAGATTCCATTGGTCCTATCATATGTAGATGCTAATTACTGGATTTACTGGTTCGATGAAAGACTCCCAGAGCATGATTCAGTTGACGATGTAATGCAAAGAACTATTCAGGGTGATGTAGTGGTCAGCACTGTTACCTTAATGGAAGTAGCACACTACTTTAGGATGATCCCACCGGATATTTTGAACGAGAAAATGAGAATCATAGCTGACCTCACAACTCTTAGTCTAGTTGATTTCACCGCTACTATCATGCAATCGTCAATTAATCTTCTGTCAACTTATGGTTCCATGGGGCTTGGCTCGAGGGACTGTGTAATTCTTGCCACAATGAAGTCAGTAGGATCCAACACCCTCATCACTCATGACCAGTCTTTCAAGAACGTCAAGGATATAAAAGTAATTGATGAAATTAGATGA
- a CDS encoding AbrB/MazE/SpoVT family DNA-binding domain-containing protein, with amino-acid sequence MGQETVIDEKGRIVISKNVRNSLGLKNGMRVKMYIESNRLIIEKSVSPDEFRVKMRGFIKKGSEIPLSDPLELKHIWK; translated from the coding sequence ATGGGACAAGAGACTGTGATAGATGAAAAGGGTAGAATAGTGATCTCGAAAAATGTCAGAAACTCTCTCGGACTCAAGAATGGAATGAGAGTAAAAATGTACATTGAATCCAATCGTCTAATAATTGAAAAATCTGTATCCCCGGATGAATTTCGCGTAAAGATGAGAGGATTTATCAAAAAAGGTTCTGAGATACCGTTAAGCGATCCTCTTGAGCTTAAACACATCTGGAAGTGA